In the genome of Toxoplasma gondii ME49 unplaced genomic scaffold asmbl.1547, whole genome shotgun sequence, the window TCAGTGCATTTGCTCTCGAGGGAGGCGGCGCGTCTCCACCTACGCGGGTGAACGCAGCggttgtctctctcaggcTCCGGCTGCTGCGAGCGCTCTGCACAGAAGTAGCCAGGGTCTCGGAGGCGTCCttgaggggagagagaactgcaGAGTCTGCGACAGATACTTTCTCATGCGTACGCACATCTCGTCGAGA includes:
- a CDS encoding ribosomal L37ae family protein (encoded by transcript TGME49_325400); this translates as MEKTRDFLVAVQVGVVGKYGTRYGASLRKQVKKIELQQHAKYSCPFCGKVSAFALEGGGASPPTRVNAAVVSLRLRLLRALCTEVARVSEASLRGERTAESATDTFSCVRTSRRDLGSRI